In Flavobacterium sp. N3904, one DNA window encodes the following:
- a CDS encoding tetratricopeptide repeat protein, with protein sequence MNEEHFLEFDEYLQGEMTVEDKMTFEQQLEDQPDLAMAFATYKELQLHLENKFGQADELLAFKKNLKGISKKHFKKSKPKVMALKPWYYGVAASVAVLFGLFFLNQHSNPTFEDYNQPEMAFFTERGDADANLKLAQDAFNAKQYKTAIPLFETILKTDKSAEIQYFYGVALLEENRVVDAEIVFNALKTGNSIYKNKAIWSLALSKLKLKDYKSCKELLLTIPEDYEGNDQVDALLNDLD encoded by the coding sequence ATGAACGAAGAACACTTTTTGGAATTTGATGAATATCTTCAAGGCGAAATGACTGTTGAAGATAAAATGACTTTTGAGCAACAATTAGAAGATCAGCCTGATTTGGCTATGGCTTTTGCAACCTATAAAGAGTTGCAGCTTCATTTGGAAAACAAATTTGGGCAAGCCGATGAATTACTAGCTTTTAAGAAGAATTTGAAAGGGATTTCTAAGAAGCATTTTAAAAAGTCTAAACCTAAAGTGATGGCGCTCAAGCCTTGGTATTATGGAGTGGCGGCATCGGTTGCGGTTTTGTTTGGATTGTTCTTTTTGAATCAGCATTCGAATCCTACTTTTGAAGATTACAATCAGCCTGAAATGGCATTTTTTACGGAACGAGGGGATGCAGATGCTAATTTAAAATTGGCGCAGGATGCTTTTAACGCCAAACAATATAAAACGGCGATTCCGCTTTTTGAGACTATTCTGAAAACGGATAAAAGTGCCGAGATTCAGTATTTTTATGGAGTGGCTTTGCTGGAGGAAAATAGGGTGGTTGATGCAGAAATAGTTTTTAATGCCCTGAAAACAGGGAATTCGATTTATAAAAACAAGGCAATTTGGAGCTTGGCTTTGAGTAAATTAAAACTGAAAGATTATAAATCATGTAAAGAACTACTATTGACCATTCCTGAAGATTATGAAGGAAATGATCAGGTTGATGCGTTGTTGAATGATTTGGATTAA
- a CDS encoding CHAT domain-containing protein has protein sequence MLKITLGFLLFASLAVFGQKIQTQEDKTYEAIDYFIANPSLSGLENLNAIETKIWKNQDQKSKNELLSIVVLNCNKAYFENKFGKANQAITSYEKAWKIYQTYRLTDYDIVEYCLKPLGNLYTIIGDYDNAENTIKHYYFIANLEKNESTKAAAILNLSNVYQSSGKSTLAIDLLENTLKTTKLSSIQKGNLLNNLGNNYLLSVKELSFNPKIYYRAEESYERAIQLLKNEKNQSDALSNCYRNLASLNGQINNFEKANNYFEKAKILFFTSKNHSVRDIAKLHYDEALLFYEQRKIPQALQSIQLVYQTLIPLYKGQKRNIPQQNSLYAETVLIDALDLQADIYNFQNQSKKALEIYKLCFPIEELISNLLLYENSKIINQMRMCNRTEKCITIYNELYLKENKISYIEQAFQLAEKTKSAVLKSELSKNSSASKKEKQKIEELQFWNNEILKEQQKGALANIYKINKAIKKQNETMLLLKELQTKNKIFEEKPIDLNTLYSKLESDDALMVYYFSGYDKMYYFTLGSTQNPKIILNSFSNNAHYSVYFWQFIAYFNDADAITNNIKGYNHFGKIAYDKLHLPQNTSFKNLIIIPDGVLDFLPFEALITKETNTTNFEKMHYLLHDFNIAYNNSASFYLNAKPFSPKEKTVLGIFPVFEKTNYTLTYSKRELQSIKTSFKGHFFENDSASFQNFKNNASAYSILHLSTHATAGDIETPASIKFYDREVLYSELYHLNINPNLVVLSACETGIGKLYKSEGAMSVARGFQFAGAQNLLFSLWKVNDYTTAVFMGDFYKYIKQNDSYFEANTKAKLAFLKNKNISNAKKSPYYWAAFVYYGSLENKEKNNYWLMGFVIITLLIVGFSLCKLIAKRVKKDKFKYKDK, from the coding sequence ATGTTAAAAATTACCTTAGGTTTTTTACTTTTTGCCTCTTTGGCTGTTTTCGGTCAAAAAATTCAAACTCAAGAAGACAAGACCTATGAGGCAATTGACTATTTTATAGCTAATCCGTCACTTTCTGGATTAGAAAATCTAAATGCGATTGAAACCAAGATCTGGAAAAACCAAGATCAAAAATCAAAGAATGAATTGCTTTCTATCGTTGTCTTAAACTGCAACAAAGCCTATTTCGAAAACAAATTTGGAAAAGCCAACCAAGCCATTACCAGTTATGAAAAAGCCTGGAAGATATACCAAACTTACCGACTCACCGATTATGACATTGTTGAATATTGCCTAAAACCTTTGGGTAATCTCTACACGATAATAGGTGATTATGACAATGCGGAAAACACCATCAAACACTATTATTTTATTGCCAATCTAGAAAAAAACGAAAGCACCAAAGCAGCTGCAATCCTCAATTTGTCGAATGTGTATCAAAGTTCCGGCAAGAGTACCCTAGCCATTGATTTGTTGGAAAACACCTTAAAAACAACAAAACTTTCTTCAATTCAAAAGGGAAATTTATTGAATAATTTGGGCAATAATTATTTGCTAAGCGTCAAAGAATTATCCTTCAATCCAAAAATATATTATAGAGCAGAAGAGAGCTATGAAAGAGCCATTCAGTTATTAAAAAACGAAAAAAATCAATCCGATGCTTTATCCAATTGCTATCGAAACTTAGCTTCCCTTAATGGACAAATAAATAATTTTGAAAAAGCAAACAACTATTTCGAAAAAGCAAAAATACTTTTTTTTACATCCAAAAATCATAGCGTTCGCGACATTGCAAAATTACATTATGATGAAGCGCTATTGTTTTACGAACAAAGAAAAATACCTCAGGCACTTCAATCCATTCAGTTGGTTTATCAAACCTTAATTCCTTTATACAAGGGTCAAAAAAGAAACATTCCGCAACAAAATTCCTTGTATGCAGAAACCGTTTTAATCGATGCACTGGATTTACAAGCTGATATTTACAACTTTCAAAACCAGTCCAAAAAAGCCCTAGAAATATACAAACTGTGTTTTCCTATCGAAGAGTTAATAAGTAATTTATTGCTCTATGAAAATTCTAAAATTATCAATCAGATGCGGATGTGCAATCGCACCGAAAAATGCATTACGATCTACAATGAATTATATTTAAAAGAAAATAAAATCAGTTACATCGAACAGGCTTTTCAGCTAGCAGAAAAAACCAAATCGGCTGTTTTAAAAAGTGAACTTTCAAAAAACAGCAGCGCCTCAAAAAAAGAAAAACAAAAGATTGAGGAATTGCAATTTTGGAACAATGAAATCCTGAAAGAGCAACAAAAAGGAGCATTAGCTAATATATACAAAATAAATAAAGCCATTAAAAAGCAAAATGAAACGATGCTTTTGCTAAAAGAACTTCAAACTAAAAACAAAATTTTTGAAGAAAAACCCATTGATCTAAATACGTTATATTCCAAACTCGAATCAGATGATGCTTTGATGGTTTACTATTTTTCGGGCTATGACAAAATGTATTACTTTACTTTGGGTAGCACACAAAATCCAAAAATAATATTGAATTCATTTAGTAATAATGCGCATTACTCTGTTTATTTTTGGCAATTCATTGCCTATTTTAATGATGCCGATGCTATTACTAATAATATAAAAGGATACAATCATTTTGGGAAAATAGCCTACGATAAGTTACACTTACCTCAAAATACCTCCTTTAAAAACCTAATTATTATTCCGGATGGTGTTCTAGACTTTCTGCCTTTTGAAGCCTTGATTACCAAAGAAACCAACACCACCAATTTTGAAAAAATGCATTATTTGCTGCATGATTTCAATATTGCTTACAACAATTCGGCTAGTTTTTATTTGAATGCCAAACCCTTTTCTCCAAAAGAAAAAACGGTCTTAGGTATTTTTCCTGTTTTTGAAAAAACCAATTACACCTTGACCTACTCCAAAAGAGAATTACAATCCATCAAAACTAGTTTTAAAGGGCATTTTTTTGAAAATGATTCTGCCTCATTTCAAAATTTCAAAAATAATGCCTCGGCTTATTCCATTCTGCATTTATCGACCCACGCGACTGCTGGCGATATAGAAACTCCCGCCAGTATTAAATTCTATGATCGAGAAGTATTGTATTCTGAACTCTACCATCTAAACATCAACCCCAATCTGGTTGTATTAAGTGCTTGCGAAACGGGAATTGGCAAACTTTACAAATCCGAAGGGGCAATGAGCGTTGCTAGAGGTTTTCAATTTGCGGGAGCTCAAAATTTATTGTTTTCCTTATGGAAAGTAAATGACTATACCACAGCTGTTTTTATGGGTGATTTCTATAAATATATCAAACAAAATGACTCTTATTTTGAAGCCAATACCAAAGCCAAACTTGCTTTTTTGAAAAACAAAAACATCTCAAATGCCAAAAAATCCCCCTATTATTGGGCCGCATTCGTATATTATGGCAGTCTGGAAAACAAAGAAAAAAACAACTATTGGCTAATGGGATTTGTAATTATCACTTTATTAATTGTTGGTTTCTCATTATGCAAACTCATTGCTAAAAGAGTAAAAAAAGATAAATTTAAATACAAAGACAAATAG
- a CDS encoding PKD domain-containing protein has protein sequence MNKSIVLFLLLITFPFYGQTKVKDTITRRANIGYDQKGNLVTYKPETPPLIPIAGAPKPSYSYLWELGDGHYSKEAEPKHVYKKKGTYTARLAVTNNYDNGKPPATRPKKVVVNDIEDLNYKDIASIADQNGLSLFKNCDPIPDQEMQVVVSYENLENYVTNGKLYLFFNEKEFKSNNFDLQEVRTYANERTVKENNVVSADDIDNSNRYLASNEPLTLAKKYRETTNETDLDSTLLKAKNTYKDVSILEIDDHNPGETRNVFYTFKTTPEMLKDTSATITMRSIYVPNRSFKNHKIKNLEMEIVTSHDPNKMGSNGSFMNYRLVRYKRVKFKTSFQNNGEGPARKIQLETDIPDMFDKKTLKIESMYPECPICPKGEAPSISCLDTIVRNTQIFFVFRNIYLPGSNQKNVKEIDSTKGFVKYSMKFNEDFHKIKTKSRTAIIFDKNEPIITNYATTRFTPGISIGAKAGYNLYTNLENAKSYFVGATVSPFKSYRYYGQAEFLNSITSYDDATTITDAIVQTNGNAHLERTTNTTENKNINWEIPVLFRYNISTYIGVGAGFQANMNVSEEQTQNLKTDVYEGTSDKLIIRTDYTTNTVKNSFTNLKTGLLLDFTAGFARIGPSLGARYVLNFDGDFNYFQFYGIWKF, from the coding sequence ATGAACAAATCGATAGTACTCTTTTTACTCCTAATTACGTTCCCTTTTTATGGCCAAACCAAAGTAAAAGATACCATTACCCGAAGAGCCAATATCGGATACGATCAAAAAGGAAATTTAGTCACGTACAAGCCCGAAACGCCACCTCTGATTCCTATTGCAGGTGCTCCAAAACCCAGTTATTCCTATTTATGGGAATTGGGCGACGGTCATTACAGCAAAGAGGCCGAACCCAAACATGTTTACAAAAAAAAAGGAACCTATACTGCAAGATTAGCGGTAACCAATAATTACGACAACGGAAAACCTCCTGCCACACGCCCAAAAAAAGTAGTTGTCAACGATATTGAAGACCTCAACTATAAAGACATCGCTTCAATAGCCGATCAAAATGGATTGTCTCTTTTTAAAAATTGTGACCCCATTCCAGACCAAGAAATGCAAGTGGTGGTTAGTTATGAAAATCTTGAAAATTATGTCACCAACGGAAAACTCTATCTTTTTTTCAATGAAAAAGAATTCAAAAGCAACAATTTTGATTTACAGGAAGTAAGAACATACGCTAATGAAAGAACTGTAAAGGAAAACAATGTAGTTTCGGCCGATGATATAGATAATTCAAATCGCTATTTGGCTTCCAATGAACCTTTGACTTTAGCCAAAAAATATAGAGAAACGACCAATGAAACCGACTTGGATTCGACTTTATTAAAAGCAAAAAACACATACAAAGACGTTTCTATTTTAGAAATCGACGATCACAATCCCGGAGAAACCCGAAATGTTTTTTACACTTTCAAAACGACTCCCGAAATGCTCAAAGACACGAGTGCAACGATAACGATGCGTAGCATTTATGTGCCTAATCGAAGTTTTAAAAATCATAAAATAAAAAACCTCGAAATGGAAATCGTCACTTCCCACGATCCCAACAAAATGGGCTCCAACGGAAGCTTTATGAATTATAGATTGGTACGTTATAAAAGAGTCAAATTCAAAACCAGTTTCCAAAATAATGGTGAAGGGCCGGCGAGAAAAATTCAGCTCGAAACCGATATTCCCGATATGTTTGACAAAAAAACTTTGAAAATTGAAAGCATGTATCCCGAATGCCCTATTTGCCCAAAAGGCGAGGCGCCATCAATAAGCTGTTTGGACACCATTGTCAGAAATACTCAAATATTTTTTGTCTTTAGGAACATTTATCTACCCGGAAGCAATCAAAAAAATGTAAAAGAAATTGACAGTACCAAAGGTTTTGTAAAATACTCAATGAAATTCAACGAAGACTTTCACAAAATAAAAACCAAAAGCAGAACGGCTATTATTTTCGACAAAAACGAACCAATTATTACCAATTATGCCACAACAAGATTTACGCCAGGAATTTCTATAGGTGCCAAAGCGGGTTACAATTTATATACTAATTTAGAAAATGCTAAAAGCTATTTTGTGGGCGCAACTGTTTCTCCTTTCAAATCGTATCGCTATTACGGACAAGCTGAATTTTTAAACAGCATAACCTCCTATGATGATGCCACAACAATTACAGATGCAATAGTGCAAACCAATGGCAACGCCCATTTGGAAAGAACCACAAATACAACCGAAAACAAAAATATAAATTGGGAGATTCCGGTTTTGTTTCGATACAACATTTCTACTTATATTGGTGTTGGAGCTGGATTTCAAGCTAATATGAACGTCTCTGAAGAGCAAACACAAAATTTAAAAACGGATGTTTATGAAGGCACTTCTGATAAATTAATTATTAGAACCGATTATACAACAAACACTGTAAAAAATTCGTTTACCAATCTAAAGACTGGATTGTTACTCGATTTTACCGCTGGTTTTGCCAGAATTGGACCGAGTTTAGGAGCGCGATATGTACTTAACTTTGATGGCGATTTTAATTATTTCCAATTTTATGGAATTTGGAAGTTTTAG
- a CDS encoding retropepsin-like aspartic protease — protein MKNLHEKLKKVDYKKVKFKITKTQHLLIKATINGVKGNFILDTGASNSCVGFESIEHFALEAKKSKTKASGAGANGMLTQISSNNQLQLGKWKNNKLALVIFDLFHVNEALSQHKVKPVHGIIGADVLMKGKGIIDYFNHCLYLK, from the coding sequence ATGAAAAACTTACACGAAAAACTAAAGAAGGTAGATTATAAAAAAGTGAAGTTTAAAATTACCAAAACACAACACCTTTTAATCAAAGCAACCATCAATGGTGTAAAGGGGAATTTTATACTGGACACGGGTGCCTCCAACAGTTGTGTGGGATTTGAAAGTATTGAACATTTTGCATTGGAAGCCAAGAAGTCCAAAACCAAAGCTTCGGGCGCGGGAGCTAACGGCATGTTGACCCAAATATCTTCTAACAACCAATTGCAATTGGGCAAATGGAAAAACAACAAGCTTGCCCTTGTTATCTTCGATTTATTCCATGTCAATGAGGCTTTGAGTCAACACAAAGTAAAACCCGTGCACGGCATCATTGGCGCCGATGTTTTAATGAAAGGCAAAGGGATAATTGATTACTTTAATCATTGTTTGTATTTGAAGTAG
- a CDS encoding TatD family hydrolase, translated as METKTILTDTHTHLYSEEFDMDRDEMMQRAIDNGVTRFFVPAIDSSCTQSMYDLERDYPNNVFLMMGLHPTYVKDNYLEELQHLETELAKRKFVAIGEIGIDLYWDKTHLVEQQIAFRKQIQLAKQYKLPIVIHCREAFDEIFEILDEEKSPELFGIFHCFSGTYEQALQAISFNMKLGIGGVVTFKNGKIDQFLNKIDLKHIVLETDSPYLAPIPYRGKRNESSYIVNVADKMAQIYGLSVNEIAMITTDNSAKIFGI; from the coding sequence TTGGAAACAAAAACAATACTTACCGATACTCACACCCATTTATATTCAGAAGAGTTTGATATGGATAGAGACGAAATGATGCAACGCGCCATTGATAATGGTGTAACCCGTTTTTTTGTTCCTGCAATAGACTCTTCTTGTACGCAAAGCATGTATGATTTGGAACGCGATTATCCCAACAATGTATTCTTGATGATGGGTTTGCACCCTACTTATGTAAAAGATAATTATCTAGAGGAATTGCAACATTTAGAAACCGAATTGGCCAAAAGAAAGTTTGTGGCTATTGGCGAAATTGGGATTGATTTGTATTGGGATAAAACACATTTGGTCGAGCAACAAATAGCTTTTAGAAAACAAATTCAGTTAGCAAAACAATACAAATTGCCTATTGTAATTCATTGTAGAGAAGCTTTTGATGAAATATTTGAAATTTTGGATGAGGAGAAATCACCGGAGTTGTTTGGAATTTTTCATTGTTTTTCTGGTACTTATGAACAGGCTTTGCAAGCGATATCTTTTAATATGAAGTTAGGAATTGGTGGCGTCGTTACTTTTAAGAACGGAAAAATAGATCAGTTTTTGAATAAAATTGATTTAAAACATATTGTCCTGGAAACGGATTCGCCTTATTTGGCTCCGATTCCATATCGAGGTAAACGCAACGAAAGTAGCTATATAGTAAATGTTGCTGATAAAATGGCTCAAATTTATGGTCTTTCTGTAAATGAGATTGCAATGATAACAACTGATAATTCTGCAAAAATTTTCGGTATTTAA
- a CDS encoding 1-acyl-sn-glycerol-3-phosphate acyltransferase, with translation MNKFDAIRSFYDSEINEGIIKVIDHPMMKALMNFCFPGVDDEIWKEQLRKTHSIRDFQCNFIYYGVQQVLEKSSEGLTTSGFEKLEKNTAYLFISNHRDIVLDTTLLNSSLFEHGLDMTSSAIGDNLVKKSFLKTLAKLNRNFLVLRGLSPRELLVSSKLLSEYMAQLLLHENRSVWIAQREGRTKDGNDETNPGVLKMIAMGSDEPNIMDYFKKIKIVPVSISYEYDPTDALKMPQLLAEANNEIYIKEKNEDFKTLLSGIIGQKKRIHIHIGDVLDTEIDEIIKNVDTTNKQVQALAQVIDNSILSNYKLWTTNFIAYDILNCSNRFSHLYTENEKLLFERRLEMRIDHEHPVAKQGFLDMYANPVVNKLKYVDEL, from the coding sequence ATGAATAAATTTGACGCGATTCGGTCTTTTTATGATTCCGAAATAAACGAAGGAATAATAAAGGTTATTGATCATCCGATGATGAAAGCTTTGATGAACTTTTGTTTTCCTGGAGTAGATGATGAAATTTGGAAAGAACAACTTCGAAAAACACATTCTATTCGCGATTTTCAATGCAACTTTATTTATTATGGAGTGCAACAGGTACTCGAAAAAAGCTCGGAGGGTTTAACAACATCTGGTTTTGAGAAATTAGAAAAAAATACAGCTTATCTTTTTATCTCCAATCATCGAGATATTGTTTTGGATACAACTTTACTGAACTCATCTTTGTTTGAGCATGGTTTGGATATGACATCATCTGCTATTGGTGATAATTTGGTCAAAAAATCGTTCTTAAAAACTTTAGCAAAACTCAATAGAAATTTTTTAGTATTACGCGGATTATCTCCAAGAGAATTGTTGGTGAGTTCTAAATTACTATCCGAATATATGGCCCAACTGTTGTTACACGAAAACCGCTCGGTTTGGATTGCGCAACGCGAAGGAAGGACCAAAGACGGAAATGACGAAACCAATCCGGGAGTTTTAAAAATGATTGCCATGGGATCTGATGAGCCGAATATAATGGATTATTTTAAGAAAATTAAAATTGTTCCAGTTTCTATTTCCTATGAATATGACCCTACAGATGCTTTAAAAATGCCGCAATTGTTGGCTGAAGCAAATAATGAAATTTACATTAAAGAAAAAAATGAAGATTTCAAGACTTTGTTGAGTGGTATTATTGGCCAAAAGAAAAGAATACACATACACATTGGTGATGTTCTGGATACTGAAATTGATGAGATTATCAAAAATGTAGATACTACCAACAAACAAGTTCAAGCGTTGGCGCAAGTAATTGACAACTCTATTTTGAGCAATTACAAATTATGGACGACCAATTTTATTGCCTATGATATTTTGAATTGCTCCAATCGATTTTCTCATTTGTATACTGAAAACGAAAAATTACTTTTTGAGCGACGATTAGAAATGCGAATCGATCATGAACACCCAGTGGCCAAACAAGGCTTTTTGGATATGTATGCCAATCCCGTTGTCAATAAATTAAAATATGTCGATGAACTCTAA
- a CDS encoding RNA polymerase sigma factor gives MAPTTVHPDQMYIEGLANNDSVIIHAIYKKFVPKVVHYIRNNSGDEDKAQDVIQEVMILLFNQAKAERLKLTCPFVAYFFLLCKRKWLNELKKQSNKGVTIKEDLTSKHESTDEMVLQTEHYDEKQQLYDMMFEKLGDKCQELLKLSFTLPSMEEVAEKLSVTYGYVRKKKSLCIGQLTQWIQETNRFKSIKNT, from the coding sequence ATGGCTCCAACGACTGTTCATCCCGATCAAATGTATATTGAAGGATTGGCGAATAATGATTCGGTGATTATTCATGCGATTTATAAAAAATTTGTGCCGAAGGTGGTGCATTATATAAGGAACAATTCGGGTGATGAAGACAAAGCGCAGGATGTGATTCAGGAAGTGATGATTTTACTCTTCAATCAAGCCAAAGCGGAACGACTAAAATTGACATGTCCTTTTGTTGCGTACTTTTTTTTGTTGTGTAAACGAAAGTGGCTCAATGAGTTAAAAAAACAATCGAATAAAGGGGTAACAATTAAGGAAGATTTGACATCTAAACATGAATCTACTGATGAGATGGTTTTGCAAACCGAGCATTATGACGAGAAGCAACAGTTATATGACATGATGTTTGAGAAACTTGGCGATAAATGCCAAGAATTGCTGAAGCTAAGTTTTACGCTTCCATCGATGGAGGAAGTTGCTGAGAAATTATCAGTAACTTACGGATATGTTCGTAAGAAAAAATCGCTTTGCATTGGTCAATTGACGCAGTGGATTCAAGAAACCAATCGCTTTAAATCTATAAAAAATACCTAG
- a CDS encoding TCR/Tet family MFS transporter: protein MASNKKQAAIGFIFITMLIDITGWGIIIPVIPKLIKELIHGDVSEAAKYGGWLTFAYAITQFMFAPLIGNLSDKFGRRPIILISLFAFSLDYILLAFAPTITWLFVGRIIAGLTGASISTASAYIADVSTPENRAKNFGMIGVAFGLGFIIGPVVGGVLGHYGSRIPFYAAAVLCMLNFLYGYFILPESLSKENRRPVNLKRANPIGAFLNLKKYPSLYRLLIALFLIFVASHAVESNWSYFTMYKFSWDEKMVGISLGVVGILVSLVQGGLIRWTSRKLGNEKSIYIGMVLYTIGMFLFAFASESWMMFLFLIPYCLAGIAGPSLRAIITSHVLPTEQGEIQGTIASLMSAATIVGPPVMSGLFYYFTHKGAPLQFAGMPFILGGFLMMISGIVAYFSLKKYATSNTNND from the coding sequence ATGGCATCAAATAAAAAACAGGCAGCTATCGGCTTTATCTTCATCACAATGTTAATCGATATTACGGGTTGGGGAATTATTATTCCGGTTATTCCAAAATTGATTAAGGAATTAATACATGGAGATGTTAGTGAAGCAGCTAAATATGGTGGCTGGCTGACATTTGCGTATGCGATAACTCAATTTATGTTTGCCCCTTTAATTGGTAATTTGAGTGATAAATTTGGGAGAAGACCCATAATCCTAATTTCACTTTTTGCTTTTTCACTGGATTATATTTTACTAGCATTTGCGCCAACGATTACTTGGTTGTTTGTAGGAAGAATAATTGCAGGATTAACAGGAGCAAGTATTTCAACAGCGTCGGCGTATATAGCCGATGTGAGTACACCAGAAAATAGAGCCAAAAACTTCGGTATGATTGGGGTGGCTTTTGGTTTAGGATTTATAATTGGACCCGTTGTAGGAGGTGTTTTGGGACATTACGGATCTAGAATTCCGTTTTATGCGGCAGCAGTTTTGTGCATGCTAAATTTCTTGTACGGTTATTTTATTTTGCCTGAATCATTATCAAAAGAAAACAGGAGACCAGTAAATTTAAAAAGAGCCAATCCGATTGGTGCCTTTTTGAATTTAAAGAAATACCCTTCTTTATATAGATTATTAATCGCTTTGTTTCTAATTTTTGTTGCATCACATGCGGTCGAAAGCAATTGGAGTTATTTTACAATGTATAAATTCAGTTGGGACGAAAAAATGGTCGGAATTTCACTAGGTGTTGTTGGAATTTTAGTAAGTCTGGTTCAAGGAGGACTGATACGCTGGACTAGTCGAAAGCTAGGAAATGAAAAGAGTATTTATATTGGAATGGTATTATATACTATAGGAATGTTTTTGTTTGCTTTTGCTTCAGAAAGCTGGATGATGTTTCTCTTTCTAATTCCATATTGTCTTGCAGGAATCGCTGGCCCATCATTGCGGGCTATTATTACAAGTCATGTTTTGCCAACCGAACAAGGCGAAATTCAAGGTACAATTGCGAGTTTAATGAGTGCGGCAACCATTGTCGGACCACCAGTGATGTCAGGTCTTTTTTATTATTTTACACATAAAGGTGCACCGCTGCAATTTGCAGGAATGCCTTTTATACTGGGTGGTTTCTTGATGATGATTAGTGGTATTGTTGCCTATTTTTCATTAAAAAAATATGCTACTTCAAATACAAACAATGATTAA